Proteins encoded within one genomic window of uncultured Desulfobacter sp.:
- the tyrA gene encoding bifunctional chorismate mutase/prephenate dehydrogenase: MTKDNSSFEQQIKPLRDEIDDIDARIISLLSKRREQVEKIVGVKKAHKIPIYHPAREEDVISRLRGKAKDMNVDPDLVENLYRTIMHQSRKSQTRVSKTTLIRPQAKILIVGGAGEMGRLFVRFFTETGYQVDILDKNDWEQAQDLCGNADLVVVCVPIKVTVQVIEQLAPLMRPDAVLTDLTSVKRMPIEAMCRAHKGPVLGLHPLFGPTTDNLDKQIIAACAGQNEDACQWVIDQLVAWGAVVVEASAREHDQVMEIVQALRHFATFSFGSFLYRQGIPIKRTLEFSSPIYRLELGMVGRLFAQNPDLYAEIIFATPERRRLLKTFVESLNQFLEMLESGDKDAFIKEFEQIAEWFGPFGHQALRESTYFINKLIERF, encoded by the coding sequence ATGACCAAAGACAACTCCTCTTTTGAACAGCAAATCAAACCCCTTCGGGATGAAATTGATGACATTGATGCCCGAATTATCTCTTTATTGAGCAAACGCCGGGAACAAGTGGAAAAAATCGTAGGCGTTAAAAAAGCGCACAAGATACCCATTTACCATCCGGCCCGGGAAGAAGACGTGATATCCCGCCTGCGGGGAAAAGCTAAGGACATGAACGTGGACCCCGATCTGGTGGAAAATCTTTATAGGACAATCATGCACCAGTCCAGAAAAAGCCAGACCCGTGTGTCCAAAACCACGTTGATCCGGCCCCAGGCAAAAATCCTTATCGTGGGCGGTGCCGGAGAGATGGGCCGTCTGTTTGTCCGTTTTTTCACCGAAACCGGCTACCAGGTAGATATCCTGGATAAAAATGACTGGGAGCAGGCACAAGACTTGTGTGGAAATGCCGACCTTGTGGTAGTCTGTGTCCCCATTAAGGTTACAGTCCAGGTCATTGAACAATTAGCCCCCCTGATGCGACCGGATGCGGTGCTCACGGATCTGACTTCGGTCAAAAGAATGCCCATTGAAGCCATGTGCCGAGCACACAAAGGTCCTGTACTGGGCCTGCACCCTCTTTTCGGTCCCACGACAGACAACCTGGACAAGCAGATCATTGCGGCATGTGCCGGACAAAACGAGGACGCCTGTCAGTGGGTTATTGACCAGCTGGTGGCATGGGGTGCCGTGGTTGTTGAAGCGAGCGCACGGGAACATGACCAGGTCATGGAGATTGTCCAGGCCCTTCGGCATTTTGCCACCTTCAGTTTCGGCAGTTTTCTCTACCGCCAGGGTATCCCCATTAAACGCACCCTTGAATTTTCGAGCCCCATCTACCGCCTGGAGCTGGGTATGGTAGGCAGGCTTTTTGCCCAAAATCCTGATCTGTACGCTGAAATTATCTTTGCCACACCCGAGCGTCGCCGGCTCTTAAAGACATTTGTTGAATCCTTGAACCAGTTCCTGGAGATGCTTGAATCCGGAGACAAGGACGCGTTTATTAAGGAATTCGAGCAGATTGCCGAATGGTTCGGACCGTTTGGCCACCAGGCCCTGCGTGAAAGTACCTATTTTATCAACAAACTAATTGAACGGTTTTAA
- a CDS encoding thiazole synthase, with product MNDDVLLLGGKEFSNRLLTGTGKFGNHGQIPKMLAASGSQMITVALRRVDITEQSENILEYIPKNVTLLPNTSGARSSEQAVRVARIAREAGCGDFIKIEVITDMKYLMPDNWETLKATEILAKEGFKVLPYVLPDLPLAKRLENAGAAAVMPLGAPIGTNRGLETKPLIAMLIENSSVPIVVDAGIGKPSQAAAAMEMGADAVLVNTAIATARDPEVMGRAFDLAVKAGRAAYLAQMAEESTHARASSPLTGFLDE from the coding sequence ATGAACGACGATGTACTGTTGTTAGGCGGAAAAGAATTCAGTAACCGGTTATTGACCGGTACCGGTAAGTTCGGCAACCATGGACAGATTCCAAAGATGCTTGCGGCCAGCGGATCTCAGATGATCACTGTGGCCCTGCGTCGTGTGGATATTACGGAACAGTCTGAAAATATATTGGAATACATCCCTAAGAATGTCACCCTGCTGCCCAATACGTCCGGGGCCCGTAGCTCAGAGCAGGCCGTACGCGTTGCCCGGATTGCCCGGGAAGCCGGTTGTGGTGATTTCATTAAAATCGAAGTGATTACCGATATGAAGTATTTGATGCCGGATAACTGGGAGACTTTGAAGGCAACGGAAATTCTGGCCAAAGAGGGATTCAAAGTGTTGCCCTATGTGTTGCCCGATCTGCCCCTGGCCAAACGTCTGGAAAATGCGGGGGCGGCTGCTGTCATGCCCTTGGGCGCCCCCATCGGAACCAACCGGGGATTGGAGACCAAACCGCTGATTGCCATGCTGATTGAAAATTCATCCGTGCCCATCGTGGTTGATGCAGGAATCGGCAAACCCTCTCAGGCAGCCGCGGCAATGGAAATGGGGGCAGATGCGGTGCTGGTAAATACTGCCATTGCCACAGCCCGTGATCCGGAAGTCATGGGACGCGCCTTTGATCTTGCGGTTAAAGCCGGACGGGCGGCGTACCTGGCACAAATGGCTGAAGAGTCCACCCATGCCCGGGCATCTTCACCGCTTACCGGATTCCTTGACGAATAA
- the thiF gene encoding sulfur carrier protein ThiS adenylyltransferase ThiF encodes MKIGIAGVGGIGSNVALNLVRSGVMHLKLVDFDRVEDSNLNRQFYFVDQIGLFKVDALRVNLSRINPKVNLDALVQHIDRQNCSELFFDCDLIVEGFDRQVDKKMLIETFAHNKTVVSASGIAGSDLAGIGSRKIGNSCIVGDFTTDCDQAPLFSHKVTTVANYMSEFILGQPGVCGD; translated from the coding sequence ATGAAAATCGGTATTGCCGGGGTCGGCGGTATCGGCTCCAATGTGGCTCTGAACCTGGTTCGAAGCGGCGTTATGCACCTTAAACTGGTCGATTTCGACCGGGTGGAGGATAGTAACCTCAACCGGCAGTTTTATTTTGTCGATCAGATTGGTTTGTTCAAGGTTGATGCGCTTAGGGTCAACCTGAGCCGCATCAATCCCAAGGTCAACCTTGATGCACTGGTTCAGCACATTGACAGGCAAAACTGCTCAGAACTGTTTTTCGATTGCGACCTGATTGTTGAGGGGTTTGACCGCCAAGTGGATAAAAAAATGCTTATTGAAACCTTCGCCCACAACAAGACTGTAGTTTCAGCCAGTGGCATTGCCGGCTCCGATTTGGCCGGTATCGGTTCCCGTAAAATCGGCAACAGTTGTATTGTCGGTGATTTTACCACCGATTGTGATCAGGCACCCCTGTTCAGCCACAAGGTGACCACCGTTGCCAATTACATGAGTGAATTTATTCTCGGTCAACCCGGCGTGTGCGGTGACTAA
- a CDS encoding sigma-54 dependent transcriptional regulator, which produces MSDKTVLVVDDDTAHATMLKTLMKGWGYTVQVALDGDEGVEAVTESPFGLVLMDMKMVKMSGMEALATIHAFNPALPVIIMTAYSSVDTAVQALKIGAYDYLTKPLDFDKLKLTVDRVFERLHLKNENQDLKKQLETSSFHHDILGKSPAMKALLDTIHMVAPTDANVLVTGESGTGKELVAAALHNNSMRRQHPYIRINCAAITETLLESELFGHERGAFTGADKKRKGKFLLADKGSILLDEIGEMSLAMQAKLLRVIQEKEIAPVGSEKSLAVDVRVIAATNRDLKAMSGEKEFREDLYYRLNVVNIAIPPLRRRPEDIPELAMHFLDEFARKNRRDIKGFSPNAMDTLIRYEWPGNVRELMNAVERGVVMARADYLRRSDLSFISDDEPEQIRDTDLNLENMALAKVEERAILSTLAAAGGNKSEAARRLGITRKTLLKKLKQYGNEDN; this is translated from the coding sequence ATGAGTGATAAAACAGTACTGGTGGTGGATGATGATACAGCCCATGCCACCATGCTAAAAACCCTGATGAAAGGGTGGGGATATACCGTGCAGGTGGCCCTGGATGGAGATGAGGGGGTGGAAGCGGTGACAGAAAGCCCCTTTGGGTTGGTGCTTATGGATATGAAAATGGTGAAAATGTCCGGCATGGAAGCTCTGGCCACAATCCATGCCTTTAATCCGGCCCTGCCCGTGATCATCATGACCGCCTATTCTTCGGTGGACACGGCCGTCCAAGCCCTGAAAATCGGGGCCTATGATTACCTGACCAAACCCCTGGATTTTGACAAGTTGAAACTCACCGTGGACCGGGTGTTTGAACGCCTCCACCTGAAGAATGAAAATCAGGACTTGAAAAAACAATTGGAAACCAGTTCCTTTCACCACGATATCCTAGGCAAAAGCCCTGCCATGAAGGCGTTGCTGGATACCATACACATGGTGGCCCCCACCGATGCCAATGTTCTTGTTACAGGGGAGTCTGGCACGGGAAAGGAACTTGTGGCAGCGGCCCTGCACAACAACAGTATGCGACGGCAGCACCCTTATATCCGGATTAATTGTGCCGCCATCACCGAGACCCTTCTGGAATCGGAACTGTTCGGCCATGAGCGTGGCGCATTCACCGGAGCGGATAAAAAACGCAAGGGTAAATTTCTTTTGGCGGACAAAGGTAGTATCCTGTTGGACGAAATCGGAGAAATGAGCCTTGCCATGCAGGCAAAACTACTGCGGGTCATTCAGGAAAAAGAGATTGCACCTGTAGGTTCGGAAAAGAGTCTTGCTGTGGATGTCCGGGTGATTGCCGCCACAAACAGGGATTTGAAAGCCATGTCCGGTGAAAAAGAGTTCAGAGAAGACCTTTATTATCGACTCAATGTGGTAAACATTGCGATCCCGCCGCTGCGCAGGCGTCCCGAGGATATCCCGGAGCTTGCCATGCACTTTCTGGATGAGTTCGCCCGGAAAAACCGCAGGGACATTAAAGGCTTTTCACCCAATGCCATGGATACCCTGATTCGGTATGAGTGGCCCGGCAATGTCCGAGAGCTGATGAACGCCGTGGAGCGCGGCGTGGTCATGGCCAGGGCCGATTATCTTCGCCGGTCTGATCTCTCTTTTATTTCGGATGATGAACCTGAACAGATCCGGGATACGGATTTAAACCTTGAAAATATGGCCCTGGCCAAGGTGGAAGAGCGGGCCATCTTGTCCACCCTGGCGGCTGCCGGGGGAAATAAAAGCGAAGCGGCCCGAAGACTTGGCATTACCCGGAAAACATTGCTTAAAAAACTTAAGCAATACGGAAATGAGGATAATTGA
- a CDS encoding rhomboid family intramembrane serine protease, with protein MKSIFTGNIHNKNSRKQADLILIVLASQSVRAVIDTDPDGSCNIFVPDDDVFKASQQLKKYAIENKDVPRPAPHVPTRIFFSPAALALVFILAAIHYIITTRGLHKQAILNFGSSSYYLSQGQSFRAVTALFLHSDTDHLLGNIAGIIVLAGPLLRVTGCGQGLLLLLAAGTAGNLISESFGRDLRLSIGASTAVMAAAGLLGARRMTIGAQLRHSLFPKFKSLAPFAAAATLTAMFSHGENTDISAHLFGFLAGTGIGLCYYPLSVPLSGPVIGRISFGIVLAILCTAFIQGLFPFLFNT; from the coding sequence ATGAAATCTATTTTCACAGGCAATATACACAATAAAAACAGCCGAAAACAGGCCGATCTTATCCTGATAGTCCTGGCGTCCCAATCTGTCAGGGCAGTCATCGATACAGACCCTGACGGATCGTGCAACATTTTTGTCCCCGATGACGATGTATTTAAAGCCAGCCAGCAATTAAAAAAATACGCAATAGAGAACAAGGATGTGCCAAGGCCGGCTCCCCATGTGCCGACCAGAATTTTTTTCTCTCCGGCAGCCCTGGCACTGGTCTTTATCCTGGCAGCTATCCACTACATCATCACTACCCGGGGCCTGCACAAACAAGCCATTTTAAACTTTGGTTCCTCTTCATATTATTTAAGCCAGGGGCAAAGTTTCAGGGCAGTGACCGCCCTATTTTTGCACAGTGATACAGACCATCTCCTGGGAAACATCGCCGGAATAATTGTACTTGCAGGCCCTTTACTACGCGTAACCGGTTGCGGTCAGGGCCTTTTGCTGCTTTTAGCAGCAGGCACAGCCGGCAATCTGATATCTGAGAGCTTTGGCCGGGATCTGCGGCTTTCCATCGGGGCCTCCACAGCGGTCATGGCCGCAGCAGGGCTTTTAGGGGCCCGGCGCATGACCATTGGCGCACAATTGCGTCATTCACTCTTTCCAAAATTCAAATCACTGGCGCCGTTTGCGGCAGCAGCGACCCTTACGGCCATGTTCAGCCATGGTGAAAATACCGATATATCTGCCCATCTATTTGGTTTTCTTGCCGGCACCGGAATCGGGCTGTGTTATTATCCCTTGTCAGTACCATTATCCGGTCCAGTCATTGGCCGTATCAGTTTCGGCATTGTTCTGGCAATTTTATGCACGGCTTTTATCCAAGGTCTTTTCCCTTTTCTATTTAATACTTGA
- the thiH gene encoding 2-iminoacetate synthase ThiH, with the protein MSFYEIVEQYRDFDVPRFFDQVTDEQIILSMAKDKPGPMDFLTLLSPRAAGHLEAMARKSHQLTVQYFGRTIQMFIPLYISNHCNNGCAYCGFNHKNPILRRKLSLEEIKIEAKAIAKTGMQHVLFLTGEAQHMTPMSYLVDASRLLKKYFASVAIEVYPLEVDEYRQLYEAGVDSMTMFQETYDENVYKRVHLAGKKMDYHWRLNGPERAAKGGMRVVNLGALLGLSEPRREMFFTGLHARYLENKYIDTEVAISLPRFNEAEGDFQPDYLVNDKTFVQFMTALRIFLPRSGLTVSTRENATFRDRILPLGVTRYSAGSSTGVGGYTEVPDGQTPQFEITDARSVAQVADAILAQGYQPIYKDWDCI; encoded by the coding sequence ATGTCATTCTACGAGATAGTTGAGCAATACCGTGATTTTGATGTCCCCCGGTTTTTTGACCAGGTGACCGATGAGCAGATCATCCTGAGTATGGCCAAGGATAAACCCGGCCCCATGGACTTTTTAACACTGCTGAGCCCCAGGGCTGCCGGCCATCTTGAGGCCATGGCCCGAAAATCCCACCAGTTGACGGTGCAGTATTTTGGGCGCACGATCCAAATGTTTATTCCATTGTACATCTCCAACCATTGCAACAACGGCTGTGCTTACTGCGGGTTTAATCACAAAAATCCCATTCTTCGACGGAAACTCAGCCTGGAAGAGATCAAGATCGAAGCCAAGGCCATTGCCAAAACCGGCATGCAGCACGTGCTTTTTCTCACCGGTGAAGCCCAGCATATGACGCCCATGTCGTACCTGGTGGATGCGTCGCGACTGCTCAAAAAATATTTTGCCTCCGTGGCCATCGAAGTTTACCCGCTTGAGGTTGACGAGTACCGCCAACTTTACGAGGCAGGTGTCGATTCCATGACCATGTTCCAGGAAACCTATGACGAAAATGTTTATAAGCGGGTCCACCTGGCCGGCAAAAAGATGGATTACCACTGGCGGCTCAACGGGCCTGAACGGGCTGCAAAGGGCGGTATGCGTGTTGTTAATCTTGGGGCACTGCTTGGGCTTTCCGAGCCGCGCCGGGAAATGTTTTTTACAGGGTTGCATGCCCGTTACCTTGAAAATAAGTATATTGATACTGAGGTTGCCATCTCTTTGCCCCGGTTTAACGAGGCGGAGGGCGATTTTCAACCCGATTACCTGGTAAATGACAAAACCTTTGTTCAGTTTATGACCGCGCTGCGCATCTTTCTGCCACGTTCGGGACTGACCGTGTCCACCCGTGAAAACGCTACTTTTCGCGACCGGATTCTCCCCTTGGGTGTGACGCGTTATTCTGCCGGATCAAGCACCGGTGTGGGGGGATACACCGAAGTGCCAGACGGCCAGACACCCCAATTTGAAATTACCGATGCCCGGAGTGTGGCCCAGGTGGCCGATGCGATCCTCGCCCAGGGCTACCAGCCGATTTACAAAGACTGGGACTGCATATAA
- a CDS encoding periplasmic heavy metal sensor: protein MKKTLATLTILIITCAFSAGAFAGPAMQGKGKGLKQDRPPACMNLTDAQQKQLSDLHQKFVDDTYEMRSGIMNLNQQIRMYMETSDPNPAKLKSMVMEKADLEKNLDIKRLEFALDARKISPELKYMPMGMGMGFGGHGKGHGYHGFGKGAGFDGGTQKEAPPRNN from the coding sequence ATGAAAAAAACATTAGCCACATTAACGATACTGATCATTACATGTGCCTTTTCCGCCGGCGCATTTGCCGGACCGGCAATGCAAGGCAAAGGCAAGGGCTTAAAGCAAGACCGGCCCCCGGCGTGCATGAACCTGACCGATGCACAGCAGAAACAACTAAGTGATCTGCATCAAAAATTTGTCGACGATACCTATGAGATGCGTTCAGGCATTATGAACCTGAATCAGCAGATCCGCATGTATATGGAAACATCTGATCCCAATCCGGCAAAGCTGAAATCTATGGTCATGGAAAAGGCGGATTTGGAAAAAAACCTGGATATTAAACGTTTGGAATTTGCCCTGGATGCCAGAAAAATTTCTCCGGAACTAAAATACATGCCCATGGGAATGGGCATGGGATTCGGCGGACATGGTAAAGGACACGGCTATCATGGATTCGGCAAAGGTGCCGGATTTGATGGCGGCACCCAGAAAGAGGCCCCACCAAGGAACAACTAA
- a CDS encoding serine protease, with protein sequence MKIYSIIIMVVLAFWISFASARENALFQGQDVYMAGLVSKIKAATVSVGTYYYKDVPMTQFRGTGFAIDDGSRIVTNQHVVEAIKKKKLMFHLRIFHKKLSGKGVKAVLVAEDPFHDLAILEMEEKLVPLPMASEGSLKEGHQVAFTGYPIGLVLGLNATTHTGIVSAIAPVMLPSPHGSLIKGDMVKYLEHPWDIIQLDAVAFPGNSGSPVYRIATGEVVGVINKVFVKGKKEYVLKEPTGITYAVPVGFVRKLNRSVKK encoded by the coding sequence ATGAAAATATATTCTATCATAATCATGGTCGTTCTTGCTTTTTGGATATCCTTTGCATCTGCCCGGGAAAACGCTTTGTTTCAGGGTCAGGATGTCTACATGGCCGGCCTGGTGTCAAAAATAAAAGCCGCCACCGTATCCGTGGGCACCTACTATTATAAGGATGTTCCCATGACCCAGTTCCGGGGTACCGGCTTTGCCATAGATGATGGCAGCAGAATCGTCACCAACCAGCATGTGGTTGAGGCCATTAAAAAAAAGAAACTCATGTTCCATCTGCGGATTTTTCACAAGAAATTGTCCGGCAAAGGGGTCAAGGCTGTTCTGGTCGCCGAAGACCCTTTTCACGATCTGGCCATACTGGAGATGGAAGAAAAACTGGTCCCCTTGCCAATGGCTTCGGAAGGTTCTCTTAAAGAGGGACACCAGGTGGCGTTTACCGGATATCCCATCGGGTTGGTTCTTGGCCTCAATGCCACCACTCATACTGGTATTGTTTCGGCCATTGCGCCGGTCATGCTGCCCAGCCCCCACGGCAGTTTGATCAAAGGCGATATGGTCAAATATCTTGAACATCCCTGGGATATTATCCAGCTTGATGCCGTTGCCTTTCCTGGGAACAGCGGAAGCCCGGTCTATCGGATTGCCACCGGTGAAGTCGTTGGGGTCATCAATAAAGTTTTTGTCAAAGGAAAAAAAGAATACGTCCTTAAAGAGCCTACGGGGATCACCTATGCTGTTCCTGTTGGTTTTGTTCGAAAGCTTAACCGGTCTGTTAAAAAGTAA
- a CDS encoding ATP-binding protein yields MNRFKLNITPKMPGLVPPLVMVGVLVVLLPVFILMTLERVKKQDEFIQERFLITGTSLIRTFEAGTRIGMGSMHWGTERIQSMLEETAGQPDVAYIMITDAMGKIIAHSDATMVGTLYDRWADLGPLPRDPHLISSRSLNTPDGPVLEVGKRFVPFIHGFRGRRPMPGHDADSDYSHEMLSSGRLPGAERSLRPTLGIFSQADYYIFTGMSMTGVQAAQAQGFKNIVIKGLLFFVFCCSGIIALFAFQAYRAAQSSLEQVVAFSDNVVQNMPSGLITLDTDFNVTSANRAAEKILGEIPEKAFPQMAAMAAEISASGGVASGEVTLHQKEKGDLRLDMTVSAIPADEGQIQGFVLLFRDLTQIRDLKKQVDTNRRLAAIGKLAAGVAHEIRNPLSSIKGFATYFSRQYENEPEDVEIAKIMIQEVERMDRSITQLLEFAKPMAVQIKQTRIEPLIQHSLKLVSHDLGKKKIRVQTEIHTQREIIHTDPERICQVLLNLYMNALNAMDTNGLLEVGVTDGDDDIEIRVADNGCGIPAKDLEKIFDPYFTTRPKGTGLGLSIVHRIVENLKGEIRVESRLSKGTVFYITLPDDKAAMTGPDNDKIE; encoded by the coding sequence ATGAACAGATTTAAATTAAATATCACCCCCAAAATGCCTGGACTGGTGCCGCCGCTGGTTATGGTGGGGGTATTGGTGGTGCTGTTGCCGGTATTTATCCTGATGACCCTGGAGCGGGTTAAAAAGCAGGATGAGTTCATCCAGGAGCGCTTTTTAATCACCGGCACCTCTTTAATACGTACATTTGAAGCAGGCACCCGAATTGGCATGGGATCTATGCACTGGGGCACTGAACGAATTCAGTCCATGCTGGAGGAGACCGCAGGCCAGCCTGATGTTGCCTATATTATGATCACCGATGCCATGGGAAAAATTATTGCCCATTCCGATGCCACCATGGTGGGTACCCTTTATGATAGATGGGCAGATCTGGGACCGTTGCCCAGGGATCCCCACCTGATCTCCAGTCGCTCTTTGAACACACCCGATGGACCGGTTCTGGAAGTGGGCAAGCGTTTTGTTCCGTTTATTCATGGATTCAGAGGGCGAAGGCCTATGCCCGGCCACGATGCTGATTCCGACTACAGTCATGAGATGTTGTCGTCCGGGCGCCTGCCGGGTGCTGAAAGATCACTCAGGCCGACTTTGGGTATATTTAGTCAGGCTGATTATTATATTTTTACCGGAATGTCCATGACCGGCGTACAGGCGGCCCAGGCCCAGGGATTTAAAAATATTGTTATCAAAGGGCTTTTGTTTTTTGTTTTCTGCTGTTCGGGTATTATTGCCCTGTTCGCCTTCCAGGCCTATAGGGCTGCCCAGTCGTCCCTGGAACAGGTTGTGGCGTTTTCCGACAATGTGGTTCAGAATATGCCCTCGGGTCTGATCACTTTGGATACAGACTTTAATGTGACGTCAGCCAACCGGGCGGCTGAAAAGATTCTGGGTGAAATTCCTGAAAAAGCCTTTCCACAAATGGCTGCCATGGCGGCTGAAATATCAGCATCAGGCGGTGTTGCGTCCGGGGAAGTCACTTTGCACCAAAAAGAGAAAGGTGATCTTCGCCTGGATATGACCGTTTCAGCCATTCCGGCAGATGAAGGCCAGATCCAGGGATTTGTCCTTTTATTCAGGGATCTGACCCAGATTCGAGACTTGAAAAAACAGGTGGACACCAACCGGCGTTTAGCTGCCATAGGTAAACTTGCCGCAGGTGTGGCTCATGAAATTCGGAACCCTTTAAGTTCGATCAAAGGCTTTGCCACCTATTTTTCACGGCAATATGAAAATGAACCCGAGGATGTGGAAATTGCAAAAATTATGATCCAGGAAGTGGAGCGTATGGATCGCTCCATCACCCAGTTGCTGGAGTTTGCAAAACCTATGGCCGTGCAGATCAAGCAGACCCGTATCGAGCCATTGATTCAGCATTCCCTTAAGCTGGTTTCCCATGACCTTGGCAAAAAAAAGATTCGTGTCCAAACTGAGATCCATACCCAAAGAGAAATCATTCATACGGATCCGGAACGTATCTGCCAGGTGCTGCTCAATCTTTACATGAATGCCTTAAACGCCATGGACACCAATGGTCTTCTTGAAGTTGGGGTAACAGATGGAGATGATGATATTGAAATTCGGGTCGCGGATAACGGTTGCGGCATCCCTGCAAAAGATCTTGAAAAAATATTTGACCCCTATTTTACCACCCGGCCCAAAGGAACGGGACTTGGTTTGTCCATTGTTCATAGGATCGTTGAAAATCTCAAAGGTGAAATCCGGGTGGAGAGCCGACTGTCAAAGGGCACGGTGTTTTATATCACCCTGCCTGATGATAAAGCAGCCATGACTGGGCCTGATAATGATAAAATAGAATAA
- a CDS encoding DMT family transporter, which yields MFNGILPRMDRKSILGYLAVFASAFCFYMSTVVIKWSAMAGLHIRTSMFTLSRFSLGFVVVCVIIALGNHKIRVVKRRFLVGRALLNTMAVFCFFKGVAHSSVAQANILNMTFPLFIALFSWFFFKSQRDLGTVSIVLVAFAGVYMILMPSDTHFSLGALWGLASGIIAAFAIIILNMARQDHDTLTILFFMFGLGGIVVFSLFFHEMQLPNTLEMKYLFWCSAIAIAGQFLLTQGFKYVTAIEGGIIASTRIFLAAILGPFLVMDPALSWAGWVGALLIFTGNVLLTVKKVRKFAGRSSDDPTSCQVVTKAR from the coding sequence ATGTTTAACGGTATTCTGCCCAGGATGGATCGCAAGTCAATTTTAGGATATCTGGCTGTGTTTGCATCAGCCTTTTGTTTTTACATGTCCACCGTGGTGATCAAGTGGTCGGCCATGGCCGGGCTTCATATCCGCACCTCCATGTTCACCCTGTCCCGATTCAGCCTTGGATTTGTCGTTGTCTGCGTTATCATTGCCCTGGGCAATCATAAAATCCGGGTGGTCAAAAGAAGATTCCTTGTAGGCAGGGCGCTGCTCAATACCATGGCTGTTTTTTGTTTTTTCAAGGGTGTGGCCCATAGCAGCGTGGCCCAGGCCAATATTTTAAATATGACCTTTCCTTTGTTTATCGCTCTGTTTTCATGGTTTTTTTTCAAGTCCCAAAGGGATTTGGGGACGGTTTCGATTGTCCTGGTGGCCTTTGCCGGGGTCTATATGATTTTAATGCCGTCAGATACACATTTCTCCCTGGGGGCGTTGTGGGGGCTGGCATCGGGAATTATTGCGGCCTTTGCCATCATTATATTGAACATGGCCCGGCAGGACCACGATACCCTGACTATTTTGTTTTTTATGTTCGGCCTTGGCGGAATTGTAGTGTTCTCTCTTTTTTTTCATGAAATGCAGCTGCCCAATACCCTTGAAATGAAATATCTTTTCTGGTGTTCGGCCATTGCCATTGCCGGGCAGTTTCTGTTGACCCAGGGGTTTAAATACGTCACGGCCATTGAAGGGGGCATCATCGCTTCAACCCGGATCTTTTTAGCGGCAATCCTGGGGCCCTTCCTTGTAATGGACCCGGCGCTCTCCTGGGCAGGGTGGGTTGGGGCGTTACTGATTTTTACCGGCAACGTGCTTTTGACCGTTAAAAAAGTGCGCAAGTTTGCCGGACGTTCTTCTGACGACCCCACGTCTTGTCAGGTTGTTACGAAGGCGCGTTAA
- a CDS encoding fumarylacetoacetate hydrolase family protein: MKIIRFTTQEGRQVMGCDWDGKTASIVEQSADYSFSDTGERVDVVKVLPPVEPSAIICIGLNYRRHAKETGQEIPKYPAIFMKYPGSLAGHGDAVVIPKCASDPPEVDYEAELGVVIKKAAKNVSEEEALDYVLGYTCTNDVSARRWQKHAGAFQWTRGKSYDTFCPCGPVMTLTDEIPDPQNLAIKLRLNGETMQDSHTSDMVFSIANMISYLSQASTLLPGTLILTGTPEGVGFTRKPRLYIAPGDRMEVEIEGIGVLENPVEIEE, from the coding sequence ATGAAGATCATTCGTTTTACTACCCAAGAGGGTAGGCAAGTCATGGGGTGCGATTGGGACGGAAAGACCGCAAGCATAGTGGAACAGTCTGCGGATTACAGTTTTAGCGATACCGGTGAACGAGTGGATGTGGTGAAAGTTCTGCCGCCGGTGGAGCCGTCAGCCATTATCTGTATTGGCCTTAATTATCGTCGTCATGCAAAAGAGACCGGCCAGGAAATTCCAAAATATCCGGCTATTTTTATGAAGTATCCCGGGTCGCTGGCCGGCCACGGTGATGCAGTAGTGATTCCAAAATGCGCTTCAGATCCGCCAGAGGTAGATTACGAAGCCGAGCTTGGCGTGGTCATTAAAAAGGCCGCTAAAAATGTGTCCGAAGAAGAAGCCTTGGATTATGTGCTTGGCTATACCTGCACCAATGACGTCTCTGCTCGGCGGTGGCAGAAACATGCCGGTGCATTTCAGTGGACCCGGGGAAAAAGCTACGATACCTTTTGCCCCTGTGGACCGGTCATGACTTTGACAGACGAGATTCCGGATCCCCAGAATCTTGCCATTAAGTTACGCCTGAACGGCGAAACGATGCAGGATAGCCACACCAGCGACATGGTATTCAGCATCGCCAATATGATTTCCTATCTGTCTCAGGCGTCTACCCTTTTACCCGGTACCCTGATCCTGACCGGGACGCCCGAAGGGGTGGGATTTACCCGAAAACCGCGCTTGTATATAGCGCCGGGAGATCGGATGGAAGTTGAAATTGAAGGTATCGGTGTGCTTGAAAATCCTGTTGAAATAGAGGAATAA